A genomic region of Microlunatus sagamiharensis contains the following coding sequences:
- a CDS encoding M73 family metallopeptidase translates to MKSPSRRAVRLSHWLVWPLAALATCAVVGQASYSGFSAKVSNTGSTLAAGTVVLSDDDSGSALLSLSNLKPGSSGSRCIAVTSSGSLPSAVKLYTTDAATTRSLSSYVSWTVTQGTGGSYSSCSGFTALSSGSSLYSGTLAGFTSAATTYANGLGSWAPTGNGSETRTFQFAYTVSSTTPDSAQGGTSSFGLTWEAQNS, encoded by the coding sequence GTGAAGTCCCCGTCCCGCCGCGCCGTACGTCTGAGCCACTGGCTGGTCTGGCCGCTGGCCGCCCTCGCCACCTGCGCGGTCGTCGGCCAGGCGTCGTACTCGGGCTTCAGCGCCAAGGTCAGCAACACCGGCAGCACGCTCGCCGCGGGGACGGTCGTGCTGAGCGACGACGACTCGGGCTCCGCGCTGCTCTCCCTCAGCAACCTCAAGCCCGGCTCCTCGGGCTCGCGCTGCATCGCCGTGACGTCGAGCGGTTCGCTGCCGTCGGCGGTCAAGCTCTACACGACCGACGCGGCCACCACCCGCAGCCTGTCGAGCTACGTCAGCTGGACCGTCACCCAGGGCACCGGCGGGTCGTACAGCTCCTGCTCCGGCTTCACCGCGCTCTCCTCCGGATCGTCGCTCTACTCGGGCACGCTGGCCGGCTTCACCAGCGCGGCCACGACGTACGCCAACGGGCTGGGCAGCTGGGCCCCGACCGGCAACGGCTCGGAGACCCGGACCTTCCAGTTCGCGTACACGGTCAGCTCCACGACCCCGGACAGCGCCCAGGGCGGCACGTCGTCCTTCGGCCTCACCTGGGAGGCGCAGAACAGTTGA
- a CDS encoding PQQ-dependent sugar dehydrogenase, translating into MTSSSARPTRRTVLIGAVGAAAGLAGCGAPAGDAASSTPSAPTPESTPSATTGSPAPTRTPSPMPSPTPSATPEPAPTGRPDPEVDATVADDLDVPWGLAFFANGDALVSERDTARLLRVTPKGRVTRLGEVRGVQPATGIGEGGLLGVALAPGDEDTVFAYLTSGSDNRVVRLSIARGKVGRPRAVLTGIPTSVHHHGGRLLFAPDGSLFVSTGDAEDSALAQQRGSLAGKILRIRPDGRAASGNPYGNRTWTYGHRNVEGLAFDADGRLWATEFGDKRADELNRVVKGRNYGWPRVEGRSGDDRYTDPAATWSPTSSCSPAGLAITRSTAFVGALQGRCLFSVALDGTRASKPRRHFADDHGRIRNVVAAPDGSLWMTTSNTDGRRTPGKDDDKILRVTL; encoded by the coding sequence GTGACGTCCTCCTCCGCGAGACCCACCCGGCGCACCGTCCTGATCGGGGCGGTCGGCGCGGCCGCCGGCCTGGCGGGCTGCGGCGCCCCCGCCGGCGACGCAGCCTCGAGCACGCCCAGCGCGCCGACGCCGGAGTCGACGCCGAGCGCCACGACGGGCAGCCCCGCCCCGACCCGTACGCCCTCACCGATGCCTTCACCTACGCCCTCGGCCACGCCGGAGCCGGCGCCGACGGGCAGGCCCGACCCCGAGGTGGACGCGACGGTCGCCGACGACCTCGACGTGCCCTGGGGCCTCGCCTTCTTCGCCAACGGCGACGCGCTCGTCTCCGAGCGCGACACCGCCCGGTTGCTGCGGGTGACGCCGAAGGGCAGGGTCACCCGGCTCGGCGAGGTGCGCGGGGTGCAGCCGGCGACCGGCATCGGGGAGGGCGGCCTGCTCGGCGTCGCCCTCGCGCCCGGCGACGAGGACACGGTGTTCGCCTACCTGACGTCGGGCTCCGACAACCGCGTCGTGCGGCTGAGCATCGCGCGCGGGAAGGTCGGCCGGCCCCGGGCGGTCCTGACCGGGATCCCGACGAGCGTGCACCACCACGGCGGGCGGCTGCTCTTCGCCCCCGACGGGTCGCTGTTCGTGAGCACGGGTGACGCGGAGGACTCCGCGCTGGCGCAGCAGCGCGGCTCGTTGGCCGGCAAGATCCTCCGGATCCGTCCGGACGGGCGCGCGGCGTCGGGCAACCCGTACGGCAACCGCACCTGGACCTACGGCCACCGCAACGTCGAGGGGCTCGCCTTCGACGCCGACGGGCGGCTGTGGGCGACCGAGTTCGGTGACAAGCGGGCCGACGAGCTGAACCGCGTGGTCAAGGGCCGCAACTACGGCTGGCCGCGCGTCGAGGGCCGCAGCGGCGACGACCGCTACACCGACCCGGCGGCCACCTGGTCACCCACGAGCAGCTGCTCCCCGGCCGGCCTGGCCATCACCCGCTCGACCGCCTTCGTCGGCGCGTTGCAGGGGCGCTGCCTCTTCTCCGTCGCGCTCGACGGGACGCGGGCGTCGAAGCCGCGCCGGCACTTCGCCGACGACCACGGCCGGATCCGCAACGTCGTCGCTGCGCCGGATGGTTCGCTGTGGATGACCACGAGCAACACCGACGGCCGCCGCACGCCCGGCAAGGACGACGACAAGATCCTGCGCGTCACGCTGTGA
- a CDS encoding cupin domain-containing protein has protein sequence MPDRPTSALDRLVAVDRATFADEYWGRRALLSRAADLGGTFTDLLDEPTVDELVSERGLRTPFLRVAKSGQTLGDRAFTAPGGVGAGIADQVSDSKLVGLFGDGATMVLQALHRVWPPIIHFVGALAAELGHPVQANAYVTPPQNQGFDDHYDVHDVFVLQVSGTKEWRIHAPVWDAPLRDQPWTDRRTAVQRAAAEPPLIKAVLEPGDCLYLPRGFLHAATALGGVSTHLTLGVHTWTRYALAEQLTTQALARLAGDAAVRGSLALGTDPTRADTLADDVEQVRAALLEAVRTADLDTVAAALRRADRDSRRPAPVGPLAQLGTLDALADGTALHLRDHLAATLDQAGGRSVLRSRAGEVALDEDDVAPVKALLDEGRATAGDLGDGLARRLLLGAVVVAG, from the coding sequence GTGCCCGACAGACCCACCTCCGCCCTGGACCGGCTCGTCGCCGTCGACCGCGCGACGTTCGCCGACGAGTACTGGGGTCGCCGGGCCCTGCTGAGCCGGGCCGCCGACCTGGGCGGGACCTTCACCGACCTGCTCGACGAGCCGACCGTGGACGAGCTCGTCTCCGAGCGCGGGCTGCGTACCCCGTTCCTGCGGGTGGCCAAGAGCGGGCAGACCCTCGGGGACCGGGCCTTCACCGCACCGGGCGGGGTGGGCGCCGGCATCGCCGACCAGGTGAGCGACAGCAAGCTCGTCGGCCTCTTCGGCGACGGCGCGACGATGGTCCTGCAGGCCCTGCACCGCGTGTGGCCGCCGATCATCCACTTCGTGGGCGCCCTGGCCGCCGAGCTGGGCCACCCCGTGCAGGCCAACGCGTACGTCACCCCGCCGCAGAACCAGGGCTTCGACGACCACTACGACGTGCACGACGTCTTCGTGCTGCAGGTCTCGGGCACCAAGGAGTGGCGCATCCACGCCCCCGTCTGGGACGCGCCGCTGCGCGACCAGCCGTGGACCGACCGGCGGACCGCCGTGCAGCGCGCGGCCGCCGAGCCCCCGCTGATCAAGGCCGTCCTCGAGCCCGGCGACTGCCTCTACCTGCCGCGCGGCTTCCTGCACGCCGCCACCGCGCTGGGCGGCGTCAGCACGCACCTCACCCTCGGCGTGCACACCTGGACCCGCTACGCCCTCGCCGAGCAGCTGACCACCCAGGCGCTCGCGAGGCTGGCTGGGGACGCCGCCGTACGCGGGTCCCTCGCGCTGGGCACCGACCCGACGCGGGCGGACACCCTGGCCGACGATGTCGAGCAGGTGCGTGCCGCCCTGCTGGAGGCCGTCCGCACCGCCGACCTCGACACCGTGGCGGCCGCCCTGCGCCGCGCGGACCGCGACTCGCGGCGCCCGGCCCCCGTGGGTCCGCTGGCCCAGCTCGGCACGCTGGACGCCCTCGCCGACGGCACCGCCCTGCACCTGCGGGACCACCTCGCCGCGACCCTCGACCAGGCCGGCGGTCGCAGCGTGCTGCGCAGCCGGGCCGGCGAGGTCGCGCTCGACGAGGACGACGTCGCCCCGGTCAAGGCGCTGCTGGACGAGGGCCGGGCCACCGCCGGCGACCTCGGCGACGGCCTCGCGCGCCGCCTCCTGCTCGGCGCGGTCGTCGTCGCGGGCTGA
- a CDS encoding BatC protein — MSDSSLEGPADGGAEGTPGVQDGGADGGAEGPADGGAEGTPGVQDGGADGGAEGPADGGAEGTPGVQDGGADGGA; from the coding sequence ATGAGCGACAGCAGCCTCGAAGGGCCCGCCGACGGCGGCGCCGAGGGCACCCCGGGCGTCCAGGACGGCGGTGCCGACGGCGGCGCCGAGGGTCCCGCTGACGGCGGCGCCGAGGGCACCCCGGGCGTCCAGGACGGCGGTGCCGACGGCGGCGCCGAGGGTCCGGCCGACGGCGGCGCCGAGGGCACCCCGGGCGTCCAGGACGGCGGAGCCGACGGCGGCGCCTGA
- a CDS encoding DEAD/DEAH box helicase, producing MPATSIAGVQGDEVLADAEAALAGLLAAPDEQPLDPSDDLSDDPSDDPEPVRPDATSRGPVGALSDAAISALVGSEAFARALVLVRSGHVSHVEVDDAARTVSGRVRGTHRDDYEVTAYLATSPAGTTTVHRSRCTCPVALDCKHAAAVLVVARHQQGPGPRVERPEWERVLGPLVTAPPPTPAVEVAPLGLELGVERIPAHRGYAGRLDLRARPVRRGRGGGWVRSGISWEDLDFVARSYVPAHRELLLQLRAAAGSSARQALPRNAWLSLQAVSSAFWSLLDQAGEAGLEVVVEEPLQGLDVRDGADVSLDLRRVEQVGLLVGPRVRLGGSGVELTSVGVLGEPAHGVFSLGADSRVVLARLDRLLPRELRSLVVGARPLLVPRSDERRFVDEFVPGLRRHAAVTSRDASVALPVDVAPRLSLTVTPREEHRVRLDWSYRYVAPGTDVSYDLDDDAPGLVRDGARERALLEGLPLPYAVTPVLQEPGSEPATPAAHALLDGLDAALLVERTLPELEAAGVEVLVVGDLPGYHEAVDEPAIAVSATERADTPDWFDLHVEVSVEGEQVPFDQLFVALSQGEEHLVLDSGVWFSLRRPGLDRLRDLIEESRALDDRESAELSLNRYQVSLWEDLVELGVVATQASRWNRSVRGLLDSEPLPTPELPSTLQATLRPYQREGYAWLHTLWSHGLGGILADDMGLGKTLQTLALVARARQEQAEDPSYGGDAPAPPFLVVAPTSVVPGWVSEAARFVPSLRVVSLASRARRRAPLAEVVAGADLVVTSYALLRQGADEIAALPWSGLVLDEAQFVKNHRSMTYQAARRVDARFTLAITGTPLENSLMDLWSLLSVTAPGLFPSPQRFSQFYRRAIERDRDVERLHQLRRRVRPFLLRRTKQAVAADLPPKQEQVVEVELGPRHMRVYQTHLQRERQKVLGLLDDLDRNRFTVLRSLTLLRRLSLDPALVDEAHADIPAAKVEMLLEDLAELVAEGHSALVFSQFTSFLGRIRDRLDQAGLPHAYLDGSTTRREEVVERFRSGEAPVFLISLKAGGFGLNLTEADYCFVLDPWWNPATEAQAVDRAHRIGQTRSVMVYRMVAKDTIEEKVMALKARKAELFGSVFEADGLGGGELGADDIRDLLAA from the coding sequence GTGCCCGCAACTAGCATCGCGGGCGTGCAGGGGGACGAGGTGCTGGCCGACGCGGAGGCCGCGTTGGCGGGCCTCCTGGCCGCCCCCGACGAGCAGCCGCTCGACCCTTCCGACGACCTGTCCGACGACCCCTCCGACGACCCGGAGCCGGTCCGACCCGACGCGACCTCGCGCGGGCCGGTCGGCGCGCTGAGCGACGCGGCGATCAGCGCGCTCGTGGGGTCCGAGGCCTTCGCCCGGGCGCTCGTCCTCGTGCGGTCGGGCCACGTGAGCCACGTCGAGGTCGACGACGCCGCGCGGACGGTCTCGGGCCGCGTTCGCGGGACGCACCGCGACGACTACGAGGTGACGGCCTACCTCGCCACCTCGCCGGCGGGCACGACGACCGTGCACCGCAGCCGCTGCACCTGCCCGGTCGCCCTCGACTGCAAGCACGCCGCGGCGGTGCTGGTCGTCGCCCGCCACCAGCAGGGCCCCGGTCCGCGGGTCGAGCGGCCGGAGTGGGAGCGCGTCCTGGGCCCGCTGGTCACTGCACCGCCACCCACGCCGGCCGTGGAGGTCGCCCCGCTCGGGCTCGAGCTGGGCGTGGAACGCATCCCGGCCCACCGCGGCTACGCGGGCCGGCTCGACCTGCGCGCCCGCCCGGTCCGCCGCGGGCGCGGCGGTGGCTGGGTCCGGTCGGGGATCTCGTGGGAGGACCTGGACTTCGTCGCCCGCTCCTACGTGCCCGCGCACCGCGAGCTGCTCCTGCAGCTGCGGGCCGCGGCCGGCTCGAGCGCGCGGCAGGCCCTGCCGCGCAACGCGTGGCTGTCGCTCCAGGCGGTGAGCAGCGCCTTCTGGTCGCTGCTCGACCAGGCGGGCGAGGCCGGCCTGGAGGTCGTGGTCGAGGAGCCGCTGCAGGGCCTCGACGTGCGCGACGGCGCCGACGTGAGCCTCGACCTGCGCCGGGTCGAGCAGGTGGGGCTGCTGGTCGGGCCGCGGGTGCGTCTCGGCGGCTCCGGGGTCGAGCTGACGTCGGTCGGGGTGCTGGGCGAGCCGGCCCACGGCGTCTTCTCCCTCGGTGCGGACTCGCGCGTCGTGCTGGCCCGGCTCGACCGGCTGCTGCCCCGCGAGCTGCGGTCCCTGGTCGTCGGCGCGCGACCCCTGCTGGTCCCGCGCAGCGACGAGCGGCGCTTCGTGGACGAGTTCGTGCCGGGGCTGCGGCGCCACGCCGCGGTGACGTCGAGGGACGCCAGCGTGGCCCTGCCCGTGGACGTGGCGCCGCGGCTGTCCCTGACGGTGACCCCGCGCGAGGAGCACCGGGTCCGGCTCGACTGGTCCTACCGCTACGTCGCTCCCGGCACGGACGTCTCCTACGACCTCGACGACGACGCCCCCGGGCTGGTCCGCGACGGCGCGCGCGAGCGTGCCCTGCTCGAGGGCCTGCCGCTGCCGTACGCAGTCACGCCCGTGCTGCAGGAGCCGGGCTCGGAGCCGGCGACGCCCGCCGCGCACGCGCTGCTCGACGGCCTCGACGCGGCGTTGCTGGTCGAGCGCACCCTGCCCGAGCTCGAGGCGGCCGGGGTCGAGGTGCTGGTCGTCGGCGACCTGCCCGGCTACCACGAGGCCGTCGACGAGCCGGCGATCGCGGTCAGCGCCACCGAGCGCGCGGACACGCCCGACTGGTTCGACCTCCACGTGGAGGTGAGCGTCGAGGGGGAGCAGGTGCCCTTCGACCAGCTGTTCGTCGCCCTCAGCCAGGGCGAGGAGCACCTCGTGCTGGACAGCGGGGTGTGGTTCAGCCTGCGGCGCCCGGGCCTCGACCGTCTGCGCGACCTCATCGAGGAGTCGCGCGCGCTCGACGACCGCGAGAGCGCGGAGCTGAGCCTCAACCGCTACCAGGTCTCGCTCTGGGAGGACCTGGTCGAGCTCGGGGTCGTGGCCACCCAGGCCTCGCGCTGGAACCGCTCGGTCCGCGGCCTCCTGGACAGCGAACCCCTCCCGACGCCCGAGCTCCCGTCCACCCTGCAGGCGACGCTGCGGCCCTACCAGCGCGAGGGCTACGCCTGGTTGCACACGCTCTGGTCGCACGGCCTCGGCGGGATCCTGGCCGACGACATGGGGCTCGGCAAGACGCTGCAGACCCTTGCGCTCGTCGCGCGGGCGCGGCAGGAGCAGGCCGAGGACCCCTCGTACGGCGGGGACGCGCCGGCGCCGCCCTTCCTCGTGGTCGCGCCGACCAGCGTCGTGCCGGGCTGGGTGAGCGAGGCCGCCCGCTTCGTGCCCTCCCTGCGGGTGGTCAGCCTGGCCTCCCGCGCCCGCCGGCGCGCCCCGCTGGCCGAGGTCGTGGCCGGCGCCGACCTGGTCGTCACCTCCTACGCGCTGCTGCGCCAGGGAGCGGACGAGATCGCTGCGCTCCCGTGGTCGGGGCTGGTGCTCGACGAGGCGCAGTTCGTCAAGAACCACCGCTCGATGACCTACCAGGCGGCGCGACGCGTCGACGCCCGCTTCACGCTGGCCATCACCGGCACGCCGCTGGAGAACAGCCTGATGGACCTGTGGTCGTTGCTCTCGGTGACGGCGCCGGGGCTCTTCCCCTCGCCGCAGCGCTTCTCCCAGTTCTACCGGCGCGCGATCGAGCGTGACCGCGACGTCGAGCGGCTGCACCAGCTGCGTCGCCGGGTCCGGCCCTTCCTGCTGCGGCGGACCAAGCAGGCCGTCGCCGCCGACCTGCCGCCCAAGCAGGAGCAGGTCGTGGAGGTCGAGCTGGGCCCGCGCCACATGCGCGTCTACCAGACCCACCTGCAGCGCGAGCGCCAGAAGGTGCTCGGGCTGCTCGACGACCTCGACCGCAACCGCTTCACCGTGCTGCGCTCGCTCACGCTGCTGCGACGGCTGAGCCTCGACCCGGCGCTCGTCGACGAGGCGCACGCCGACATCCCGGCGGCCAAGGTCGAGATGCTGCTCGAGGACCTCGCCGAGCTCGTGGCCGAGGGCCACTCGGCCCTGGTGTTCAGCCAGTTCACGAGCTTCCTCGGGCGCATCCGCGACCGCCTCGACCAGGCGGGCCTCCCGCACGCCTACCTCGACGGATCGACGACGCGCCGCGAGGAGGTCGTCGAGCGCTTCCGCTCGGGCGAGGCGCCGGTGTTCCTGATCAGCCTCAAGGCGGGCGGCTTCGGCCTCAACCTCACCGAGGCCGACTACTGCTTCGTCCTCGACCCCTGGTGGAACCCGGCGACGGAGGCGCAGGCCGTGGACCGGGCGCACCGCATCGGCCAGACCCGCAGCGTGATGGTCTACCGGATGGTGGCCAAGGACACCATCGAGGAGAAGGTGATGGCGCTCAAGGCCCGCAAGGCCGAGCTCTTCGGCTCGGTCTTCGAGGCCGACGGCCTCGGCGGCGGCGAGCTGGGGGCCGACGACATCCGCGACCTGCTGGCCGCCTGA
- a CDS encoding response regulator transcription factor, with product MAAEPERVAVVIEDDADIRNLLAAILDQAGFRCHTCESGQEGIAAVRAYDPILTTLDISLPGIDGFEVARQIRSFSSTYIIMLSARDEEIDTLMGLDAGADDYLTKPFRPRELRARIEAMLRRYVTPVQAAAGSSAPAEPAPAAAAAPTPAAPPQAEDDAAGGWLSHNGLRINSEMWLVDLDGAPLELTRSEFDLLLAIMSGARRVISKDALALELRGDYATSGYVSDSDRRAVEVHMANLRRKLNDPVASPRYIETVRGVGYRLADSRR from the coding sequence ATGGCAGCCGAGCCGGAACGCGTCGCCGTCGTGATCGAGGACGACGCGGACATCCGGAACCTCCTCGCAGCCATCCTCGACCAGGCCGGCTTCCGCTGCCACACCTGCGAGTCCGGCCAGGAGGGCATCGCCGCGGTCCGGGCGTACGACCCGATCCTCACGACCCTCGACATCAGCCTGCCGGGCATCGACGGCTTCGAGGTCGCGCGCCAGATCCGGTCCTTCAGCTCGACGTACATCATCATGCTGTCGGCGCGCGACGAGGAGATCGACACCTTGATGGGCCTCGACGCCGGGGCCGACGACTACCTCACCAAGCCCTTCCGGCCGCGGGAGCTGCGGGCCCGCATCGAGGCCATGCTGCGCCGCTACGTGACCCCGGTGCAGGCCGCGGCCGGCTCGTCGGCACCCGCCGAGCCCGCGCCGGCGGCTGCGGCGGCACCGACGCCCGCGGCCCCGCCGCAGGCCGAGGACGACGCGGCGGGTGGCTGGCTCAGCCACAACGGCCTGCGGATCAACTCCGAGATGTGGCTCGTGGACCTCGACGGCGCCCCGCTCGAGCTGACCCGCAGCGAGTTCGACCTGCTGCTGGCGATCATGTCGGGCGCACGCCGGGTCATCTCCAAGGACGCGCTGGCCCTCGAGCTGCGCGGCGACTACGCGACCAGCGGCTACGTCAGCGACTCCGACCGCCGGGCGGTCGAGGTCCACATGGCCAACCTCCGGCGCAAGCTGAACGACCCGGTGGCCTCGCCCCGTTACATCGAGACCGTACGCGGCGTCGGCTACCGGCTGGCCGACTCGCGTCGCTGA
- a CDS encoding sensor histidine kinase, producing MEGQLDAHVRAARRLRLTGLAVALVLAVLVVVLASDLPHRVRQTVTLTTLAGCGLVAALGFRPRVLAHRGRRRRAYLLFVAACLLASLSNLLQLLLPRATAPGRVMPGDLVLTLALAVAVAGLVQFPSSRRRTTDLTRMVLDGIVIGGSILLVADVTLFPDLLVDNPGGWPLLVVPVTDVVLATLATLLHLRSRRDHLMLGLVAASFYCFAASDFAFAFVAASGRQFSYGSLVDAGWLSGYLLLVLAIWAPSLRLPEPEASTRERSPLLSTAVLFTLFLIGLGVTLAAFGADRVSPSAVVLLLLVVIAVLARQSLLGLDNDRLRRQLEERVAERTRSLRQITARTDLLVDSVGEGIYGVDPDGMITFVNPATSRALGYAAADLIGRDAHATFHERAPDGGLMPKDQCYIIEAVREGLVSTAEADSYVCADGRMLPVEVTTTPLTEEDAVVGAVVIFRDVTQRREVDRLKSEFVSMVSHELRTPLTAIQGSLGLISGGALGRLPPAAGRMLEIASISAHRLNRLVDDILDIERIESGVLVLQPGRQQARDVVSAAVEQMQVLATEADVEVSVGPLEGAVHADPDRAVQTLINLIGNALKFSYPGGLVSVDARTHDDVVEFRVADQGRGIPEDRLERIFNRFEQVDSSDAREQGGFGLGLAISRSLVERSGGRIWATNNAERGATLHFTLPRSDDRPHPASARPATEPAVTGA from the coding sequence ATGGAGGGCCAGCTCGACGCCCATGTGCGGGCGGCCCGACGGCTCCGGCTGACCGGCCTCGCCGTGGCCCTGGTGCTCGCCGTCCTGGTGGTGGTCCTGGCCAGCGACCTGCCGCACCGCGTCCGCCAGACCGTCACGCTGACCACGCTGGCCGGCTGCGGGCTCGTCGCGGCCCTCGGCTTCCGCCCGCGGGTCCTCGCCCACCGGGGCCGGCGCCGGCGGGCGTACCTGCTGTTCGTCGCGGCCTGCCTCCTGGCGTCGCTGTCGAACCTGCTGCAGCTGCTCCTGCCGCGGGCCACCGCACCCGGACGCGTCATGCCCGGCGACCTCGTCCTCACGCTCGCCCTGGCGGTCGCGGTCGCCGGGCTCGTGCAGTTCCCGAGCAGCCGCCGCCGGACCACCGACCTGACCCGGATGGTGCTCGACGGGATCGTCATCGGCGGCTCGATCCTGCTCGTCGCCGACGTCACCCTCTTCCCCGACCTGCTGGTCGACAACCCCGGCGGCTGGCCGCTGCTGGTCGTCCCCGTGACCGACGTCGTGCTGGCCACGCTGGCGACCCTGCTCCACCTACGCTCGCGGCGCGACCACCTGATGCTCGGCCTGGTGGCCGCGAGCTTCTACTGCTTCGCCGCCTCCGACTTCGCGTTCGCCTTCGTCGCGGCCTCCGGGCGGCAGTTCAGCTACGGATCGCTCGTCGACGCGGGCTGGCTGTCGGGCTACCTGCTGCTGGTGCTGGCCATCTGGGCGCCGTCGCTGCGCCTGCCCGAACCGGAGGCCAGCACCCGCGAGCGCTCGCCGCTGCTGAGCACCGCGGTGCTGTTCACGCTCTTCCTGATCGGCCTGGGCGTCACGCTCGCCGCCTTCGGCGCGGACCGGGTCAGCCCGTCGGCGGTCGTCCTGCTGCTGCTCGTGGTGATCGCCGTGCTCGCCCGGCAGAGCCTGCTCGGCCTGGACAACGACCGGCTCCGGCGCCAGCTCGAGGAGCGGGTGGCCGAGCGGACGCGGTCGCTGCGCCAGATCACGGCCCGCACCGACCTGCTCGTCGACTCGGTCGGCGAGGGGATCTACGGCGTCGACCCCGACGGGATGATCACGTTCGTGAACCCGGCCACCTCGCGGGCGCTGGGCTACGCCGCGGCCGACCTCATCGGCCGGGACGCGCACGCGACCTTCCACGAGCGCGCGCCCGACGGCGGGCTGATGCCCAAGGACCAGTGCTACATCATCGAGGCGGTGCGCGAGGGCCTGGTGAGCACGGCCGAGGCGGACAGCTACGTCTGCGCGGACGGGCGGATGCTGCCCGTCGAGGTCACGACGACGCCGCTCACCGAGGAGGACGCGGTCGTGGGAGCCGTCGTCATCTTCCGCGACGTGACCCAGCGCCGCGAGGTCGACCGGCTCAAGTCCGAGTTCGTCTCGATGGTCAGCCACGAGCTGCGCACCCCGCTCACCGCGATCCAGGGCTCGCTCGGGCTCATCTCCGGCGGCGCGCTCGGTCGCCTGCCGCCGGCCGCGGGCCGGATGCTCGAGATCGCCTCCATCAGCGCCCACCGCCTCAACCGGCTGGTCGACGACATCCTCGACATCGAGCGCATCGAGTCCGGCGTGCTGGTGCTGCAGCCCGGCCGGCAGCAGGCGCGCGACGTGGTCTCGGCCGCCGTCGAGCAGATGCAGGTGCTCGCGACCGAGGCCGACGTAGAGGTCAGCGTCGGCCCGCTCGAGGGCGCCGTGCACGCCGACCCCGACCGGGCGGTCCAGACGCTCATCAACCTCATCGGCAACGCGCTCAAGTTCTCCTACCCAGGTGGGCTCGTGTCGGTCGACGCCCGGACGCACGACGACGTGGTCGAGTTCCGGGTCGCCGACCAGGGCCGCGGCATCCCCGAGGACCGGCTCGAGCGGATCTTCAACCGCTTCGAGCAGGTGGACTCCAGCGACGCGCGCGAGCAGGGCGGGTTCGGGCTCGGGCTGGCCATCAGCCGCAGCCTGGTGGAGCGCTCGGGCGGACGGATCTGGGCGACCAACAACGCCGAGCGCGGAGCCACCCTGCACTTCACGCTCCCGCGCTCCGACGACCGGCCTCACCCCGCGTCGGCACGACCCGCGACGGAGCCGGCGGTGACCGGTGCCTGA
- a CDS encoding response regulator — translation MTEQVRRVLVVDDDELLREVAKASLELVAGWEVSTASSGQEAEEMAREQHPDLIMLDVMMPGQDGPTTFARLREDERTEDIPVVFLTAKNNTEGWQGSGVAGVIAKPFDAMRLAAQVSRLLGWDA, via the coding sequence GTGACGGAGCAGGTCCGGCGCGTGCTGGTCGTGGACGACGACGAGCTGCTCCGCGAGGTCGCGAAGGCCTCGCTCGAGCTCGTCGCCGGCTGGGAGGTGAGCACGGCGTCGTCCGGGCAGGAGGCCGAGGAGATGGCCCGCGAGCAGCACCCGGACCTGATCATGCTCGACGTGATGATGCCCGGTCAGGACGGGCCGACGACGTTCGCGCGGCTGCGCGAGGACGAGCGCACCGAGGACATCCCGGTCGTCTTCCTCACCGCGAAGAACAACACCGAGGGCTGGCAGGGCAGCGGGGTGGCCGGCGTGATCGCCAAGCCCTTCGACGCGATGCGGCTCGCGGCCCAGGTCAGCCGGCTGCTGGGCTGGGACGCGTGA
- a CDS encoding Hpt domain-containing protein, with the protein MSAGSGRAELPGDGWADPSPDGPEALADERLLAAFERRATAANLDRVVRVAALLERGETGTLDEAGRQEAESLAHQVVGSAGTFGHPAASLDAARLERFFGVGAPVHERPWEERERARATLDRLTAELGG; encoded by the coding sequence GTGAGCGCCGGCAGCGGGCGCGCGGAGCTGCCCGGGGACGGCTGGGCCGACCCGTCCCCGGACGGGCCGGAGGCCCTCGCCGACGAGCGGCTGCTGGCCGCCTTCGAGCGGCGCGCGACGGCCGCGAACCTGGACCGTGTCGTCCGCGTCGCCGCGCTGCTCGAGCGTGGCGAGACCGGCACCCTGGACGAGGCGGGCCGGCAGGAGGCGGAGAGCCTGGCGCACCAGGTGGTCGGCTCGGCCGGCACCTTCGGCCACCCCGCGGCGTCGCTGGACGCGGCGAGGCTCGAGCGCTTCTTCGGCGTCGGGGCGCCGGTGCACGAGCGGCCGTGGGAGGAGCGGGAGCGCGCCCGCGCGACGCTCGACCGGCTCACCGCCGAGCTCGGCGGCTGA